A window from Bos indicus isolate NIAB-ARS_2022 breed Sahiwal x Tharparkar chromosome 1, NIAB-ARS_B.indTharparkar_mat_pri_1.0, whole genome shotgun sequence encodes these proteins:
- the PAQR9 gene encoding membrane progestin receptor epsilon, with protein sequence MERLFRGSGLLLNLQRRPRRAHKGSDGGRRGPACAPEPAPEVAGARPSQALGTMPRRLQLRSAGTKGPPGTIAAASEAASRPHALASGDSPASAKPLLRWDEVPDDFVECFILSGYRRLPCTAQECLASVLKPTNETLNFWTHFIPLLLFLSKFCRLFFLSGRDVPFHHPWLLPLWCYASGVLLTFAMSCTAHVFSCLSLRLRAAFFYLDYASISYYGFGSTVAYYYYLLPGLSLLDARVMTPYVQQRLGWHVDCTGLIAAYRALVLPVAFVLAVACTVACCKSRTDWCSYPFALRTFVFIMPLSMACPIMLESWLFDLRGENPTLFVHFYRRYFWLVVAAFFNVSKIPERIQPGLFDIIGHSHQLFHIFTFLSIYDQVYYVEEGLRQFLKEPPDAPTFLGTVGYMLLLVVCLGLVIKKFLSNAEFCSKK encoded by the exons ATG gaaCGGTTGTTCAGAGGCTCTGGTCTTCTCCTGAACCTGCAGCGACGCCCCCGGCGCGCGCACAAAGGCTCCGACGGCGGCCGGCGGGGACCGGCGTGCGCGCCGGAGCCGGCGCCAGAGGTCGCCGGTGCGCGTCCTAGCCAAGCCCTGGGCACCATGCCGCGGCGCCTGCAGCTCCGGAGCGCGGGCACAAAGGGCCCGCCTGGCACGATCGCGGCGGCTTCGGAGGCCGCCTCGCGTCCCCACGCCTTGGCCTCCGGGGACTCCCCGGCATCCGCCAAGCCGCTGCTGCGCTGGGACGAGGTGCCCGACGACTTCGTGGAGTGCTTCATCCTGTCGGGCTACCGGCGGCTGCCGTGCACGGCGCAGGAGTGCCTGGCCTCGGTGCTGAAGCCCACCAATGAGACGCTCAACTTCTGGACGCACTTCATCCCGCTGCTGCTGTTCCTGAGCAAGTTCTGCCGCCTCTTTTTCCTGAGCGGCCGCGACGTGCCCTTCCACCATCCGTGGCTGCTGCCGCTGTGGTGCTACGCGTCGGGCGTGCTGCTGACCTTCGCCATGAGCTGCACGGCGCACGTGTTCAGCTGCCTCTCGCTGCGCCTGCGCGCCGCCTTCTTCTACCTGGACTACGCGTCCATCAGCTACTACGGCTTCGGGAGCACCGTGGCCTACTACTACTACCTGTTGCCAGGCCTGAGCTTGTTGGACGCCCGGGTGATGACCCCGTACGTGCAGCAGCGCCTGGGCTGGCACGTGGACTGCACGGGCCTCATCGCCGCCTACCGCGCGCTCGTGCTGCCCGTGGCCTTCGTGCTGGCGGTGGCCTGCACCGTGGCCTGCTGCAAGAGCCGCACCGACTGGTGCTCTTACCCGTTCGCGCTGCGCACCTTCGTCTTCATCATGCCGCTGAGCATGGCCTGCCCCATCATGCTGGAGAGCTGGCTCTTTGACCTGCGCGGGGAGAACCCCACGCTCTTCGTGCACTTCTACCGCCGCTACTTCTGGCTGGTGGTGGCTGCCTTCTTCAACGTGAGCAAGATCCCCGAGCGCATCCAGCCGGGCCTCTTCGACATCATCGGCCACAGCCACCAGCTCTTCCACATTTTCACCTTCCTCAGCATCTACGATCAGGTGTACTACGTTGAGGAGGGCCTGCGCCAGTTCCTCAAGGAGCCACCGGACGCGCCCACCTTCCTGGGCACCGTGGgctacatgctgctgctggtCGTCTGCCTGGGGCTGGTCATCAAGAAGTTCCTCAGCAACGCCGAATTCTGCAGTAAAAAGTGA